A stretch of Kyrpidia spormannii DNA encodes these proteins:
- the murI gene encoding glutamate racemase encodes MRIGMYDSGVGGLTVLAAFVRHMPEHDYVYFGDTLHAPYGDRTAEEVRALSLAAVKQLVARDIDLLVVACNTSASVAVDTLVDHYPDLPVLTLLDAVGPAVQHFPGRKIALLATRRTVEAGVFEARLRSARPDAAVRSVAAPALVPLIERGVKDPAVYGPFLDSYLKPLATWGAEVLVLGCTHYPLIANQIQSRVPHTLLIDPANHLARHVAEKQDAFPASSSSGSVTLLASGDATVLDAFWKSVSSQIQTEASEEYGHIGLRRKPTTSGAKAVTHGSATPGMHP; translated from the coding sequence TTGAGGATCGGTATGTACGACTCCGGGGTGGGCGGACTGACCGTCTTGGCAGCGTTCGTACGTCACATGCCCGAACATGATTATGTCTACTTTGGCGATACCCTTCATGCCCCCTATGGCGATCGAACCGCAGAAGAGGTACGCGCCCTTTCCTTGGCCGCAGTGAAACAACTGGTGGCCCGGGACATTGACCTCTTGGTCGTGGCCTGCAATACCAGCGCATCCGTGGCCGTGGACACCCTCGTGGATCATTATCCGGATTTGCCTGTACTGACCCTACTGGATGCGGTCGGCCCGGCGGTCCAACATTTCCCCGGGAGAAAAATCGCCCTTCTCGCCACGCGGCGCACCGTAGAAGCGGGGGTTTTTGAAGCCCGACTTCGATCCGCACGACCCGACGCAGCGGTGAGGAGCGTGGCCGCCCCCGCCTTGGTACCGCTGATCGAACGAGGCGTGAAAGATCCTGCGGTTTATGGGCCTTTTTTAGACAGCTATCTAAAACCGCTGGCCACTTGGGGCGCCGAGGTTTTGGTGCTCGGGTGCACCCATTATCCGCTGATCGCCAATCAGATTCAGAGCCGGGTGCCCCACACCCTCCTCATTGATCCCGCGAATCACCTCGCACGGCATGTCGCTGAAAAACAAGACGCTTTTCCCGCGTCGTCCTCATCAGGATCGGTCACGCTGCTGGCCAGTGGGGATGCCACTGTTCTTGACGCATTCTGGAAATCCGTCTCTTCCCAGATCCAGACTGAAGCCTCGGAGGAATATGGCCACATCGGGCTGCGCAGAAAGCCAACCACCTCGGGAGCCAAAGCGGTCACTCACGGTTCTGCGACACCAGGCATGCACCCTTGA
- a CDS encoding DUF4177 domain-containing protein has product MARIQWEYASLVNHVEGIRNQLNNMGQQGWELVSIVPIPGQFHCTAVFKRPGAPRITSVKKRGDGKTR; this is encoded by the coding sequence GTGGCGCGAATCCAGTGGGAATACGCAAGCTTGGTCAATCATGTCGAGGGGATTCGCAACCAACTGAACAACATGGGACAACAGGGATGGGAACTGGTGTCGATCGTGCCGATACCGGGGCAGTTTCACTGCACTGCAGTTTTCAAGCGGCCCGGAGCGCCCCGAATCACGTCAGTCAAAAAACGCGGCGACGGCAAAACCCGGTAA
- a CDS encoding ATP-dependent metallopeptidase FtsH/Yme1/Tma family protein, translating into MRDIRKRRHSRWVISFMSVLMLIAAGTVWWGQKSFHFPIWIAGGMPVFSGEWLAGILASVGMTGLLWAWLRYRPTPGPLGRPTAPVVRDVTRPSKEFSSSQPTVTFADAAGVDETVDELRDIVDYLRDPGKYRRMGAEMPKGVILYGPPGTGKTLLARAVAGEAGVEFVACSGSQFVEQYVGLGAKKIRDLFDQVRRIGRPAIIFFDELDALGRRRGETGSSQEWDQTLNELLVQLDGFHGRQDIIVMGATNRLDILDPALLRPGRFDRHIRVDLPSIEGREKILRLHARTKPIHPAVDFRSLARRTPGFSGAMLKHLCNEAAILAVKEGARQIEARHFSQAIDRVVAGNARRDLTLREKDRQITAYHEAGHALVGLIEGVERIQRISILPRGQALGFVLQESPEDRVLYTKRELLGKITMALGGRAAEELVFGDTSTGAEQDLEQATDLAWSVVARFGMSSLGLLSLRPHHCGGADLEAANQHARAVLGECYQTALDILTRHRAVLDRVAARLLEKEVLEEEDFLQIVRVQSIVS; encoded by the coding sequence ATGCGAGATATTCGAAAACGCCGTCACTCTCGATGGGTGATTAGCTTCATGTCCGTGCTGATGCTCATCGCGGCCGGAACGGTCTGGTGGGGGCAAAAGTCATTTCACTTCCCGATTTGGATTGCGGGTGGAATGCCCGTCTTCAGCGGCGAATGGCTGGCCGGGATTCTTGCATCCGTCGGCATGACCGGGCTTCTCTGGGCGTGGTTGAGGTATCGTCCAACGCCTGGGCCCCTGGGCAGGCCCACAGCGCCGGTGGTGCGAGATGTCACCCGGCCATCAAAGGAATTCTCGAGCAGCCAACCTACGGTAACCTTTGCCGACGCCGCAGGGGTGGACGAAACTGTGGACGAACTCCGGGATATCGTGGATTACCTGCGAGATCCCGGCAAATACCGAAGAATGGGGGCGGAGATGCCCAAGGGTGTGATCCTTTACGGCCCCCCAGGCACGGGGAAAACGCTGCTCGCCAGGGCAGTGGCGGGTGAAGCCGGGGTTGAATTCGTCGCTTGCAGTGGGTCTCAGTTTGTTGAACAGTACGTCGGCCTCGGGGCCAAAAAAATTCGAGACCTGTTCGATCAAGTGCGTCGAATCGGCCGGCCGGCCATCATCTTCTTCGACGAACTCGATGCTCTTGGCCGGCGGCGGGGCGAGACGGGAAGCTCCCAGGAGTGGGATCAGACCCTCAACGAACTCTTGGTGCAGTTGGACGGTTTCCACGGACGCCAGGACATCATCGTCATGGGAGCGACGAACCGACTCGACATCCTCGACCCCGCCCTGCTGCGGCCCGGGCGCTTCGACCGACATATCCGCGTTGATCTGCCCTCCATCGAGGGACGGGAGAAAATTCTTCGCCTCCACGCCCGCACTAAGCCCATCCATCCGGCGGTGGATTTTCGCAGTCTGGCCCGGCGCACCCCCGGTTTTTCCGGAGCGATGCTCAAGCACCTGTGCAACGAGGCCGCCATCCTAGCTGTCAAGGAAGGGGCCCGACAGATCGAGGCGCGCCACTTTTCTCAAGCGATCGATCGGGTCGTTGCAGGAAACGCTCGCAGGGATCTGACTCTTCGCGAGAAAGACCGTCAAATCACCGCCTATCACGAAGCGGGACACGCCCTGGTCGGTTTGATTGAAGGAGTGGAGCGAATCCAACGAATCAGCATCCTTCCACGGGGACAAGCTCTCGGGTTTGTCTTGCAAGAATCCCCCGAAGACAGGGTTTTGTACACCAAACGGGAGTTGCTTGGCAAAATCACCATGGCCTTGGGGGGACGGGCCGCAGAAGAGTTGGTTTTCGGCGACACCTCCACAGGTGCGGAACAAGACTTGGAACAAGCCACCGATCTCGCCTGGTCCGTGGTCGCCCGATTTGGGATGAGTTCCCTTGGCCTCCTGTCCCTCCGGCCTCACCACTGCGGAGGCGCCGATCTTGAAGCGGCCAACCAGCACGCCCGGGCAGTGCTCGGAGAGTGTTATCAAACCGCCCTGGACATCCTCACGCGCCACAGGGCGGTGCTAGACCGCGTGGCAGCCCGGCTGCTTGAAAAAGAAGTTCTGGAAGAGGAAGATTTTCTTCAGATCGTCCGCGTTCAGTCCATTGTCTCTTGA
- a CDS encoding methyl-accepting chemotaxis protein codes for MAAEHTISWYRRSLAAYFFLFHTALAAAVAGAVRFFDRVLTSGADFAILVVILGMASIWTWVYHRWLIPPMKEMVRGLTAVTDEIDVSTRVGYRSFHELGRVSHGINRMIKGFYGILLKVRDHSRDISAGIAEMVELSSQSADWSHKISAAMDQFVAALSKQTELARLSGKTAQETAAAARVADGRASESARAAERARRELDKGLRAVAEIRRQIPQTVTAVHDTAAAVEQLGQLSKRVEEIAGWIGHIASQTHLLALNAGIEAARAGEAGRGFAVVAQEVQKLAAETQGAVQQIGGLIDNIREQVEISVARTRRSQSLVDEQEALIHTVATAFDDIADSTADVDRSLTAVAEAYRVMAQGNDTVIHAVDDVVQNAEHLSAAIHEVYAAVQQQTATATAIAAEARRAQERARHLEYEAIRWKGLGG; via the coding sequence GTGGCAGCCGAACACACCATCTCGTGGTATCGAAGGAGTCTGGCCGCATATTTCTTTTTATTTCACACGGCCCTGGCCGCAGCCGTTGCCGGTGCCGTCCGATTCTTCGATCGGGTCCTCACGTCGGGAGCGGATTTTGCAATTCTAGTCGTCATTCTTGGGATGGCGTCGATCTGGACCTGGGTGTACCATCGTTGGCTGATCCCTCCGATGAAAGAGATGGTTCGCGGACTGACCGCGGTGACCGATGAGATTGACGTGTCTACCCGGGTGGGGTACCGTTCCTTTCATGAACTAGGTCGAGTCTCTCACGGCATCAACCGTATGATCAAGGGATTCTACGGGATCCTGCTCAAAGTTCGAGATCACTCCCGGGATATTTCTGCAGGCATCGCGGAAATGGTTGAGCTTTCGAGCCAATCCGCCGATTGGTCTCACAAGATATCCGCCGCCATGGACCAGTTTGTCGCCGCCCTGTCCAAACAGACCGAACTCGCCCGGCTCTCGGGTAAAACCGCCCAAGAGACTGCCGCGGCAGCCCGGGTCGCGGACGGGCGGGCTTCGGAAAGTGCCCGGGCGGCGGAGCGGGCCCGGCGGGAGTTGGACAAGGGACTTCGAGCGGTGGCGGAGATTCGGCGGCAGATTCCTCAAACGGTGACCGCGGTCCACGATACGGCGGCGGCGGTGGAACAACTTGGACAGTTGTCGAAAAGGGTGGAGGAGATCGCCGGGTGGATCGGACATATCGCTTCCCAGACTCACTTGTTGGCGCTCAATGCAGGGATTGAGGCCGCCCGGGCCGGGGAAGCAGGACGGGGGTTTGCCGTGGTGGCCCAGGAGGTCCAGAAGCTGGCGGCTGAGACCCAGGGGGCAGTTCAGCAGATCGGTGGGCTCATCGATAACATCCGGGAACAAGTCGAGATCAGTGTGGCTCGGACTCGGCGATCTCAGTCCTTGGTGGATGAGCAAGAGGCATTGATTCATACGGTGGCGACCGCCTTTGACGACATTGCCGATTCGACAGCTGACGTTGACCGATCGTTGACGGCCGTCGCCGAAGCGTATCGGGTCATGGCCCAGGGTAACGATACCGTTATTCACGCTGTGGACGACGTCGTCCAAAACGCTGAACACCTGTCGGCCGCCATCCACGAAGTGTACGCCGCCGTACAACAGCAAACTGCCACGGCCACGGCGATCGCCGCCGAAGCCCGCCGGGCCCAGGAACGGGCTCGGCATCTGGAATACGAAGCCATTCGGTGGAAGGGCTTAGGCGGCTGA
- a CDS encoding cysteine desulfurase family protein, producing the protein MDSSRYFDHAATTPMYPEVLAAVHRVMEEEIGNPGSLHQAGLRAKEIVEESRSVIARSIGARDREIVFTASGTEANNLALFGAARRRARKGEGRHILVGAIEHPSVLRVADQLVREGFEVERLPVDRHGRVDPAEVGRRLRQDTILVSLMHANNVVGSIQPVEIIGEMTRERGVLFHVDAVQSFGKIPVDVRRIRADLLTLDAHKMGGPKGAAALYVHKGTRLDPVIFGGGQERQLRPGTPNVPAIAGFGKAVELMERYALGERGAALRRRLAEQIRRSIPECVVFGHPEESLPTILTIGIPKVEGQLLMLELDRRGFAVSSGSACSASESEPSYVLLAMGYSRDEALESLRISLGWTNTESSVDELGEALSEIAAEMRSAALSIRGK; encoded by the coding sequence ATGGATTCTAGTCGGTATTTTGATCATGCAGCGACAACGCCGATGTACCCCGAGGTGCTCGCCGCAGTGCACCGGGTCATGGAGGAGGAAATCGGGAACCCTGGTAGTTTACATCAAGCGGGTCTTCGGGCCAAAGAGATCGTTGAGGAGTCGAGAAGCGTCATTGCCAGGTCCATCGGGGCCCGGGACCGGGAAATCGTGTTCACCGCATCGGGAACCGAGGCCAACAACCTCGCCCTTTTCGGTGCCGCCCGGAGGCGTGCAAGGAAGGGGGAGGGCCGCCATATCCTGGTGGGCGCCATCGAACACCCGTCTGTTCTTCGGGTGGCAGACCAGCTCGTCCGGGAAGGATTTGAAGTCGAACGCTTGCCGGTGGACCGACATGGACGAGTTGACCCTGCTGAGGTCGGGCGGAGGTTGCGGCAGGACACCATTCTCGTCAGCCTCATGCACGCCAATAACGTCGTGGGATCGATCCAGCCCGTGGAGATCATCGGGGAGATGACACGGGAACGGGGTGTTCTCTTTCACGTAGATGCGGTTCAGAGCTTCGGTAAAATTCCCGTCGACGTGCGGCGCATCCGGGCGGACCTGCTCACCCTTGATGCCCACAAGATGGGCGGGCCAAAGGGAGCTGCGGCACTGTATGTACACAAGGGCACGCGGCTTGACCCCGTCATATTCGGCGGAGGTCAAGAACGGCAACTCCGGCCGGGCACGCCTAACGTGCCAGCCATCGCTGGGTTTGGGAAGGCGGTAGAATTGATGGAGCGATACGCTCTGGGCGAGCGGGGGGCGGCCCTGCGGAGGCGATTGGCAGAGCAGATTCGCCGGTCGATTCCAGAGTGCGTGGTGTTTGGCCATCCGGAGGAATCATTGCCAACCATTTTGACTATTGGAATTCCAAAGGTGGAAGGGCAATTATTGATGCTCGAACTCGATCGGAGGGGGTTCGCCGTCTCCAGCGGATCGGCCTGCAGCGCCTCGGAATCCGAACCTTCATACGTCTTATTGGCGATGGGGTACTCCCGGGACGAAGCGTTGGAAAGTCTGCGCATCAGCCTCGGATGGACCAATACGGAAAGTTCGGTGGACGAACTTGGAGAAGCCCTGTCCGAGATTGCGGCGGAGATGCGATCTGCCGCACTCTCCATCCGGGGGAAGTGA
- the nadA gene encoding quinolinate synthase NadA, translating to MAFAECLTPGIAELSRYSSEELDERIAEAKRALNNQVVILGHHYQREDVIRFADYRGDSLQLSRIAAGLTDVQYIVFCGVHFMAETADILTGDRQTVILPDHNAGCSMADMADAQDVEEAWELLTDQYGDTLLPVTYVNSSASVKAFVGRHGGLTCTSSNADRVFEYALSIKPRILFLPDQHLGRNTAVKLGIPLEATAVYDPGEMELSFPHGGQDPKVILWKGHCSVHQRFEPGHVRAVREKYPGIKVIVHPECPYETVQLADASGSTDFIIRTIRQAPPGTQWAVGTEHNLVHRLAKEHPEQMIISLNEMVCPCLTMNRIDRPHLADSLESLVHGQPTGVIHVPEDTARWARLAIDRMLDVS from the coding sequence ATGGCTTTTGCGGAATGTCTCACTCCGGGCATCGCCGAGTTATCCCGTTATTCCTCCGAGGAGTTGGACGAGCGCATCGCTGAGGCAAAGCGGGCACTCAACAACCAAGTGGTGATTCTTGGACATCATTATCAGCGGGAAGATGTCATTCGCTTCGCGGATTATCGGGGAGATTCCTTACAATTGTCCCGCATCGCAGCGGGGCTGACCGATGTACAATATATTGTCTTCTGCGGTGTCCATTTTATGGCGGAAACGGCAGACATCTTGACCGGGGACCGCCAGACAGTGATCCTGCCGGACCATAATGCGGGTTGCTCCATGGCCGATATGGCGGACGCTCAAGATGTGGAAGAGGCCTGGGAGCTGCTTACCGATCAGTATGGGGACACATTGCTGCCCGTCACCTATGTCAATTCTTCAGCCTCCGTGAAAGCTTTTGTCGGACGCCACGGGGGACTCACCTGCACCTCGTCCAACGCCGACCGAGTGTTCGAATATGCGCTAAGCATCAAGCCGCGAATTCTTTTTTTGCCCGATCAGCACCTCGGACGGAACACCGCCGTCAAACTCGGCATTCCCCTCGAAGCAACAGCCGTGTACGATCCAGGGGAGATGGAGCTCTCGTTCCCCCACGGCGGTCAAGACCCAAAGGTGATTCTGTGGAAAGGCCATTGTTCGGTCCATCAGCGTTTTGAACCCGGACATGTTCGCGCTGTCCGGGAGAAATACCCGGGCATCAAGGTGATCGTACACCCGGAATGCCCTTACGAAACGGTCCAACTCGCCGATGCGAGCGGGTCCACCGACTTTATTATCCGGACAATTCGTCAGGCGCCACCGGGCACTCAGTGGGCGGTGGGGACCGAACACAATCTTGTTCACCGGTTGGCCAAGGAGCACCCGGAGCAGATGATCATTTCTTTGAATGAGATGGTTTGCCCCTGTCTGACCATGAATCGCATCGACCGGCCCCATCTCGCAGACTCCCTGGAAAGCTTGGTCCACGGCCAGCCCACCGGCGTTATCCACGTTCCGGAAGACACCGCCCGCTGGGCAAGACTCGCCATCGACCGCATGCTCGATGTATCCTAA
- a CDS encoding transcription repressor NadR, translating into MTRRERLLYILYREPGPVSGGELARRLGVSRQTVVSDIARLRGEGMNVLSTPQGYVLGTRPHFYREVLGIVHTPEQLPRELEILVGHGVSVEDVWIDHPVYGRVHGRLDIATPEDLAHFLEIRARSPVPLFSEVTGGLHYHTLLASGPEPIARARKALVEAGFYLLQSTPQSTLC; encoded by the coding sequence ATGACCAGACGGGAACGACTGCTCTACATCCTATATCGGGAACCGGGCCCGGTCTCAGGGGGCGAACTGGCCCGACGCCTAGGGGTTAGCCGGCAAACGGTGGTGAGCGACATCGCCCGGCTGCGAGGGGAAGGAATGAACGTCCTCAGCACACCCCAAGGGTACGTACTGGGCACACGACCCCACTTCTACCGAGAAGTTTTGGGAATTGTGCACACGCCCGAACAACTGCCCCGGGAGCTCGAAATCCTCGTGGGGCACGGCGTGAGTGTGGAAGACGTGTGGATCGATCACCCCGTCTACGGGCGAGTTCACGGCCGGCTCGATATTGCCACCCCGGAAGATCTCGCCCATTTTCTCGAGATTCGCGCCAGGTCGCCGGTCCCTCTCTTTTCGGAGGTGACAGGCGGCCTCCATTATCACACCCTCTTGGCGTCGGGGCCCGAACCGATCGCCCGCGCCCGAAAAGCGTTGGTCGAAGCCGGCTTTTACCTCCTTCAATCTACGCCACAAAGTACCCTTTGCTAA
- a CDS encoding mannosyltransferase family protein — translation MNRGREWAYAAASFVLHKIVVWGGSIWFSMDKHPVVPLTSFLQYALIQNFSRWDTQWYIGIAAHGYRPTSAAFFPLFPFFIRYVHQWTGFTYVESAWGIANIFFFFALYITAKLFLLDQPPQTAWRALVLMVFFPTAFFFASGYTEPLFLFFTAGSLYYARTGRFWTAGFFGLFASLTRNTGLALVLPFLYEYFRRRGFRWQGVGPDLAAVALIPAGLEIYMGLLNAKLGDPLAFVHAQQKWKRAFMWPWDTLRLGTLELWVKPLHGWSWMIRAFTVGVVWAELALLALALPFRRLRIHGSYYLFALVSAVVPLLSPARDWYFLSISRFVLVLFPLFLIAARMLKSRVLFYAACAAEVAGMLMILQNFSKGYFVA, via the coding sequence GTGAATCGGGGGCGGGAATGGGCGTATGCCGCCGCATCTTTTGTTTTACATAAAATCGTCGTATGGGGCGGAAGTATCTGGTTCAGCATGGACAAACATCCGGTTGTCCCGCTGACGTCCTTTTTACAATACGCCCTGATCCAGAATTTCAGCCGCTGGGATACGCAATGGTACATCGGAATTGCCGCCCACGGATATCGCCCCACCTCGGCGGCCTTTTTTCCGTTGTTTCCCTTTTTCATTCGATACGTGCACCAGTGGACCGGATTTACGTACGTTGAAAGTGCCTGGGGGATTGCAAACATCTTCTTCTTTTTTGCCCTGTACATCACGGCGAAGCTCTTCCTGCTGGACCAACCTCCCCAGACTGCGTGGCGGGCGTTGGTGCTGATGGTGTTCTTTCCGACCGCGTTTTTCTTTGCAAGCGGGTATACAGAGCCATTGTTTCTGTTTTTTACCGCTGGGAGTCTCTATTACGCGAGGACTGGGCGTTTCTGGACAGCGGGATTTTTCGGGTTGTTCGCGTCGTTGACCCGCAACACGGGCCTGGCGTTGGTGCTGCCGTTTTTGTACGAGTATTTTCGACGGCGGGGATTTCGGTGGCAGGGGGTCGGGCCAGATTTGGCGGCCGTTGCATTAATACCGGCTGGACTTGAAATCTACATGGGTCTGTTGAACGCAAAGCTCGGCGATCCCTTAGCTTTTGTACACGCCCAGCAAAAATGGAAGCGGGCATTCATGTGGCCTTGGGATACGCTTCGGCTCGGCACCCTCGAGTTGTGGGTCAAGCCGTTGCACGGTTGGTCATGGATGATCCGGGCGTTTACCGTCGGGGTGGTGTGGGCCGAGTTGGCCCTTTTAGCCCTGGCTTTGCCCTTTCGACGCTTGCGCATTCACGGCAGTTACTATCTTTTCGCCCTGGTCTCCGCAGTCGTTCCGCTGCTTTCCCCGGCTCGCGACTGGTACTTTCTGAGCATCTCTCGGTTTGTTCTCGTGCTATTTCCTTTATTCCTGATTGCCGCCCGCATGTTGAAATCTCGAGTGCTGTTTTACGCCGCCTGTGCCGCGGAGGTGGCGGGGATGTTGATGATCCTCCAGAACTTTAGCAAAGGGTACTTTGTGGCGTAG
- a CDS encoding glycosyltransferase, producing MNVLSIVVPTYNENQTVRLLIDQLEEALRGLSYEVIFVDDSSDNTPEVLAQLCADHPRVRCIHREGQRGLATAVLEGFRLARGSVLAVMDADLQHPPEVLTRMYREIGQGADVVIASRHLPGGDDGGLHGIRKVISRTARMIGKAALHRVRSVSDPMSGFFMIRRQVIEGVHLNPVGWKILMEIVVKGRYSHLVEIPYAFRPRAANESKMSPAEMINYLRHVARLVVQSPDDRRFWLFALVGISGVAVNTLLFALLTRWRIFPETAAFVSGSLAMIWNFAWNCGLTWRDAPQSDPLGVTFAKYAAVALIGIAVNLVVLSVLFRLLDVPKEWANLTGIIGGALVNYRLNDRWTWRRVGHKRPRMRVS from the coding sequence GTGAACGTGTTGTCGATCGTGGTACCAACCTATAACGAGAATCAAACGGTACGCTTGTTGATCGACCAACTGGAGGAAGCCCTGCGAGGACTTTCCTATGAAGTCATTTTTGTTGATGATAGCAGTGATAACACCCCGGAAGTGCTCGCCCAATTGTGTGCCGATCATCCGCGGGTGCGCTGCATTCACCGCGAAGGTCAGCGAGGCTTAGCTACGGCTGTGCTAGAAGGGTTTCGGTTGGCCCGGGGGTCGGTGTTGGCCGTCATGGACGCCGATTTGCAACATCCTCCCGAAGTCCTGACCAGGATGTATCGCGAGATCGGACAGGGGGCCGACGTGGTCATCGCCAGTCGCCATCTGCCGGGTGGAGACGACGGGGGGTTACACGGGATTCGCAAGGTGATTTCTCGAACGGCTCGAATGATCGGGAAAGCGGCGCTGCATCGGGTCCGTTCTGTCAGCGATCCGATGAGCGGTTTTTTTATGATTCGGCGCCAAGTGATTGAAGGCGTGCACCTAAACCCCGTGGGCTGGAAGATACTCATGGAGATTGTGGTCAAGGGGCGGTATTCGCACCTCGTCGAGATTCCCTACGCTTTTCGACCCCGGGCTGCCAATGAATCGAAGATGAGCCCGGCGGAGATGATCAATTACTTGCGTCATGTCGCCCGGCTAGTGGTGCAGTCACCGGACGATCGAAGGTTTTGGTTGTTTGCACTGGTCGGCATCAGCGGGGTGGCAGTGAATACACTTTTATTTGCTCTTTTGACGAGATGGCGCATTTTTCCAGAGACAGCCGCTTTTGTTTCTGGTTCGTTGGCGATGATTTGGAACTTTGCATGGAACTGCGGATTGACGTGGCGGGATGCCCCGCAAAGTGATCCGCTGGGGGTGACCTTTGCCAAATATGCCGCGGTGGCGCTGATCGGCATTGCCGTCAACCTGGTCGTGCTCAGTGTGCTGTTCCGCCTCCTGGACGTTCCGAAAGAATGGGCGAACCTAACAGGGATTATCGGAGGAGCTTTGGTGAATTACCGATTAAATGATCGGTGGACCTGGCGGAGAGTGGGACACAAACGGCCGCGAATGCGAGTGTCTTGA
- a CDS encoding YifB family Mg chelatase-like AAA ATPase, giving the protein MFARMPSVGLLGVDAKLVHVEVSISSGLPRFEIVGLPGSEVREAKERVRAAIENSGYPFPLRRIVANLTPADWKKEGAGWDLPLALAILGAASVIPVERAARMVAVGELTLDGVVKDVRGMLPAARTAKRIGLPLLCSVDSLDLVRTIEGLQVFPVRSLRQAVEAVQGTCCGATVARESFAPDPERREDFADLIEMEHAKRACEIAAAGWHPLLLTGPPGSGKTALGMRITSILPPLSMEEAVEVASIHSTAHLSTNVRPSLHRPFRNPHHSISASGLLGGGSYPRPGEVSLAHRGVLFLDEFPEFSRTAVEGLRQPLESREITVVRNQILVTFPAQILFVAAANLCPCGRSGTDETCHCSPALLQRYYSRMSAPILDRIDLFVEVARLRRSPFERTNGNPESSRIIRARVEAAWKRQKQRQPESVFPFNSGYSLQELRRWAPLTRQARDLLETAYDRLGLSTRAFHRVWRVARTIADLSGHDAVERDDVAEALQYRRRPSAWVDMKDAPGITPAGLESNRTGARRLME; this is encoded by the coding sequence GTGTTTGCACGGATGCCCAGCGTCGGTTTGTTGGGAGTAGACGCGAAGTTGGTCCACGTGGAGGTCAGCATCAGCTCGGGTTTGCCGAGGTTTGAGATTGTGGGGTTGCCGGGATCTGAGGTGCGGGAAGCGAAGGAGCGGGTGAGGGCGGCGATTGAGAACAGTGGTTACCCGTTTCCACTCCGGCGCATCGTCGCGAACCTGACGCCCGCGGATTGGAAGAAGGAGGGGGCGGGGTGGGACCTTCCCCTAGCTCTCGCCATTCTGGGCGCGGCTTCGGTGATTCCGGTGGAGCGGGCGGCGCGGATGGTGGCGGTGGGGGAGTTAACTCTGGACGGCGTTGTTAAAGATGTTCGAGGCATGTTGCCGGCGGCGCGGACGGCGAAGCGAATCGGATTACCCCTTTTGTGCTCTGTCGATTCGTTGGACTTGGTCCGCACCATTGAAGGGCTCCAGGTATTTCCGGTCCGGTCGCTCCGCCAGGCGGTGGAGGCCGTTCAGGGCACTTGTTGTGGAGCCACCGTGGCCCGGGAGTCTTTTGCTCCTGATCCGGAGAGGCGGGAGGATTTTGCCGACTTGATCGAGATGGAACACGCCAAACGGGCCTGCGAGATCGCTGCAGCCGGGTGGCACCCTCTCCTTCTCACCGGTCCTCCGGGGTCTGGAAAGACTGCCCTGGGGATGCGAATAACGAGCATTCTACCACCGCTTTCCATGGAGGAAGCTGTCGAAGTGGCGAGCATCCACTCTACTGCCCATCTCTCTACCAACGTGCGGCCTTCCCTTCACCGGCCGTTTCGAAATCCTCATCACAGCATCAGCGCTTCGGGGCTTCTGGGAGGTGGATCCTACCCCAGACCAGGCGAAGTGAGTCTCGCTCATCGGGGAGTACTGTTTCTCGACGAGTTCCCGGAGTTTTCGCGAACAGCGGTTGAGGGGCTGCGCCAGCCACTGGAATCCAGAGAGATCACGGTCGTCCGCAACCAGATCCTGGTGACGTTCCCGGCACAGATTCTGTTCGTGGCCGCTGCCAATTTGTGCCCGTGCGGTCGAAGTGGGACCGACGAAACTTGTCACTGTTCTCCAGCGCTCTTACAACGTTATTACAGTCGCATGTCGGCGCCGATTCTGGATCGGATCGATCTGTTTGTGGAAGTGGCCCGGCTGCGCCGTAGCCCCTTCGAAAGGACGAACGGAAATCCTGAGAGCTCGCGGATCATCCGGGCCCGGGTGGAAGCAGCCTGGAAACGGCAGAAGCAAAGACAACCCGAATCTGTGTTTCCCTTCAACTCCGGTTATTCGTTGCAGGAACTGCGACGATGGGCTCCCTTGACCCGCCAGGCCCGGGATTTATTGGAGACGGCTTACGACCGCCTCGGACTCTCCACCCGGGCGTTTCACCGGGTGTGGCGAGTGGCGAGGACCATCGCCGACCTCTCGGGGCATGACGCAGTGGAACGTGACGATGTGGCGGAGGCTCTTCAATACCGAAGGCGTCCCAGCGCTTGGGTGGATATGAAGGACGCGCCCGGCATCACTCCGGCGGGTCTCGAATCGAACCGAACGGGAGCCAGGCGGTTGATGGAGTAG